The Kogia breviceps isolate mKogBre1 chromosome 4, mKogBre1 haplotype 1, whole genome shotgun sequence genome window below encodes:
- the LOC131755446 gene encoding UDP-N-acetylglucosamine--peptide N-acetylglucosaminyltransferase 110 kDa subunit-like, with amino-acid sequence MLTKKLQMASSVGNVADSTEPRKLTFQGLAELAHREYQAGDFEAAERYCMQLWRQEPDNTDVLLLLSSIHFQCRSLDRSAHFSTLAIKQNPLLAEAYSNLGNVYREGRQLQEAIEHYRYAVHLKPDFIDGYINLAAALVAAGDLEGAAQAYVSALQCNPDLYCVLSDLGNLLKALGRLEEAKACYLKAIETQPNFAVTWSNLGCVFNAQGEIWLAIHHFEKAVTLDPHFLDAYINLGNAFKEARIFDRAVAAYLFALSLSPNHAGVHGNLAYAYYEQGLIDLAIDTYRRAIELQPHFPDAYCNLANALKEKGSGAEAEDCYNTALGLCPTHADSLNNLANIKREQGNIEEALRLYHKALEVFPEFAVAHSNLASVLKQQGQLQEALMHYQEAIRISPTFSEADYNMGNTLMEMQDVQGALQCYIRAIQINPAFVDAHSNLAAIHKDSWNIPEAIASYRTALKLQPDLPDAYCNLAHCLQLVCDWTDYDERMKKLVGIVADQLEKNRLPSVQPHHSMLYPLSHGFRKAIAERHGNACLDNINVLHKPPYEHPKDLRLSGGRLRVGYVSSDFGNHPTSHLMQSIPGMHNSDKFEVFCYALSPDDGTNFRVKVMSEAHHFIDLSQIPCDGKAADRIHQDGIHILVNMNGYTRGARNELFALRPAPIQAMWLGYPGTSGALFMDYIITDQETSPAEVAEQYSEKLAYMPRTFFIGDHANMFPHLKKKAVIDFKSNGHIYDNRIVLNGIDLKAFLDSLPDVKVVKMKCPDGEDNTDSSNTALNMPVISMNSIAEAVIDMINRGQIQITINGFSISNGLATPQINNKAATGEEVPRTIIVTTRSQYGLPEDAIVYCNFNQLYKIDPPTLQMWASILKRVPNSVLWLLRFPAVGEPNIQRYAQNLGLPQNRIIFSPVAPKEEHVRRGQLADVCLDTPLCNGHTTGMDVLWAGTPMVTMPGETLASRVAASQLTCLGCPELIAKNRQDYEDIAVKLGTDLEYLKKIRGKFWKQRISSPLFNTKQYTMELEQLYLQMWEHYAAGNKPDHMMKPVEVTESA; translated from the coding sequence aagCTCCAGATGGCGTCTTCCGTGGGCAACGTGGCCGACAGCACAGAGCCAAGGAAACTAACCTTCCAAGGGTTAGCTGAGTTGGCACATCGAGAATATCAGGCGGGAGATTTTGAGGCAGCTGAGAGATACTGCATGCAGCTCTGGAGACAAGAGCCAGACAATACTGATgtacttttattactttcatctATACACTTCCAGTGTCGAAGTCTGGACAGATCTGCCCACTTTAGTACTCTGGCAATCAAACAGAACCCTCTTCTGGCAGAAGCCTATTCGAATTTGGGGAATGTGTACAGAGAAGGAAGGCAGTTGCAGGAAGCAATTGAGCATTACCGGTATGCAGTGCATCTCAAGCCAGATTTCATCGATGGTTATATTAACCTGGCAGCCGCTTTGGTAGCAGCAGGTGACTTGGAAGGGGCAGCACAAGCTTACGTCTCTGCTCTTCAGTGCAATCCTGATTTGTACTGTGTTCTCAGTGACCTGGGGAACCTGCTCAAAGCCCTGGGTCGCTTGGAAGAAGCCAAGGCATGTTATCTGAAAGCAATTGAGACGCAACCGAACTTTGCAGTAACttggagtaatcttggctgtgttTTCAATGCACAAGGGGAGATTTGGCTTGCAATTCATCACTTTGAAAAGGCTGTCACCCTTGACCCCCATTTTCTGGATGCTTATATCAATTTAGGAAATGCCTTCAAAGAGGCACGGATTTTTGACAGAGCTGTGGCAGCTTACCTTTTTGCTCTAAGCTTGAGCCCAAATCATGCAGGGGTACATGGCAACCTGGCTTATGCATACTATGAGCAAGGCCTGATAGATCTGGCAATAGACACCTACAGGCGAGCTATTGAATTGCAACCCCATTTCCCTGATGCTTACTGCAACCTAGCCAATGCTCTCAAAGAGAAGGGCAGTGGTGCCGAAGCAGAAGATTGTTATAATACAGCTCTCGGGCTGTGCCCCACCCATGCAGACTCTCTGAATAACCTAGCCAATATCAAAAGAGAACAGGGAAACATTGAAGAGGCACTTCGCTTGTATCATAAAGCCTTAGAAGTCTTCCCAGAGTTTGCTGTTGCCCATTCAAATTTAGCAAGTGTATTGAAGCAGCAGGGACAACTGCAGGAAGCTCTGATGCATTATCAGGAGGCTATTCGAATCAGTCCTACCTTTTCTGAGGCCGACTATAATATGGGAAACACTCTAATGGAGATGCAGGATGTCCAGGGAGCCTTGCAGTGTTATATTCGTGCCATTCAGATTAACCCTGCATTTGTGGATGCCCACAGCAATCTGGCTGCCATTCACAAGGATTCATGGAATATTCCAGAAGCAATTGCTTCTTATCGCACCGCTCTGAAGCTTCAACCTGATTTACCTGACGCTTATTGTAATTTGGCTCATTGCCTGCAGCTTGTCTGTGATTGGACAGACTATGATGAGCGAATGAAGAAGTTGGTCGGCATTGTGGCTGACCAGTTAGAGAAGAACAGGTTGCCTTCCGTGCAACCTCATCATAGTAtgctgtatcctctttctcatggCTTCAGAAAGGCTATTGCTGAGAGGCATGGGAACGCCTGCTTGGATAATATAAATGTCCTTCACAAACCACCGTATGAACATCCAAAAGACTTGCGGCTCAGTGGTGGCCGACTGCGTGTAGGATACGTGAGTTCTGACTTTGGGAATCATCCTACTTCTCATCTTATGCAGTCTATTCCAGGCATGCACAACTCTGACAAGTTTGAGGTATTCTGTTATGCCCTGAGCCCAGATGATGGCACAAACTTCCGAGTGAAGGTGATGTCAGAAGCCCatcatttcattgatctttctcaGATTCCATGCGATGGAAAAGCAGCTGATCGCATCCATCAAGATGGTATACACATCCTTGTAAATATGAATGGTTATACCAGGGGTGCTCGAAATGAACTCTTTGCTCTCAGGCCAGCTCCTATTCAGGCAATGTGGCTGGGGTACCCTGGGACTAGTGGCGCGCTTTTCATGGATTATATCATCACTGATCAGGAAACTTCACCTGCTGAAGTTGCTGAGCAGTATTCTGAGAAACTGGCTTATATGCCCCGTACTTTCTTTATTGGTGATCACGCTAATATGTTCCCTCACCTGAAGAAAAAAGCGGTCATCGATTTTAAGTCCAATGGGCACATTTATGACAATCGGATTGTGCTGAATGGCATCGACCTCAAAGCATTTCTTGATAGTCTACCAGATGTGAAAGTAGTCAAGATGAAATGTCCTGATGGAGAAGACAACACAGACAGCAGTAATACGGCTCTTAATATGCCTGTCATTTCTATGAATTCTATTGCAGAAGCAGTTATTGACATGATTAACAGAGGACAAATTCAGATAACAATTAATGGATTCAGTATTAGCAATGGACTGGCAACTCCCCAGATCAACAATAAGGCTGCCACTGGAGAGGAGGTACCCCGTACCATTATTGTAACCACACGTTCTCAGTACGGGTTACCGGAAGATGCCATTGTGTACTGTAACTTTAATCAGTTATATAAAATTGACCCACCTACTTTGCAGATGTGGGCAAGTATTCTGAAGCGTGTTCCCAATAGTGTACTGTGGCTGTTGCGTTTTCCAGCAGTAGGAGAACCTAATATTCAACGGTACGCACAAAATCTGGGCCTTCCCCAGAACCGTATCATCTTTTCACCTGTTGCTCCTAAAGAGGAACATGTTCGCAGAGGCCAGCTGGCTGATGTCTGCTTGGACACTCCACTCTGTAATGGACACACCACAGGGATGGATGTCCTTTGGGCAGGGACACCCATGGTGACTATGCCAGGAGAGACTCTCGCTTCCCGAGTTGCAGCTTCCCAGCTCACTTGTTTAGGCTGTCCTGAGCTTATTGCTAAAAATAGACAAGACTATGAAGACATAGCTGTGAAACTGGGAACTGACCTAGAATACCTGAAGAAAATTCGTGGCAAATTCTGGAAGCAGAGAATATCTAGCCCTCTGTTCAACACCAAACAATACACAATGGAACTAGAGCAGCTCTATCTACAGATGTGGGAGCATTATGCAGCTGGCAACAAACCTGATCACATGATGAAGCCTGTTGAAGTCACTGAGTCGGCCTAA